A window from Branchiostoma lanceolatum isolate klBraLanc5 chromosome 9, klBraLanc5.hap2, whole genome shotgun sequence encodes these proteins:
- the LOC136442444 gene encoding zinc finger protein 845-like yields the protein MASAKQTHKERYACEVCGYGATDKGKLSEHMNKHSACGEKPYKCDQCDSSFTRKSNLEQHTATHSGENAYTCEECGYRTAKKSQLSLHKRKHTGKKPYKCDQCDYSTARKDYLDRHVFIHTEVKRYFCDQCDYMTAGRSHLILHMSKHRKEKPYKCGLCDFSSAWKNCLVQHMVKHTADKGYTCKECGYRIASKAKLSVHMRKHTGEKPYKCDECDFSASSNAGIVQHMPKHTGERPYKCGECGFRAARKKTIIRHIRRHTGEKPFKCDQCDYSAAHKYNVDRHKRTHTDEKPYMCEMCGFRTADRSALTVHRRNHSGQKPFQCVQCDSSFAQKSYLNRNMLTHSGEKPLVCEECGYKTAKRTDLIKHKRIHTGEKPYKPDQCDYPAARKTSLNRHAGVKHYFCEECDYMATAKSQLISHMAKHSSVKPFKCDHCHFASAWKNCLVQHMVKHTDEKGYTCEECGYRIASKAKLSVHMRKHTGEKPYKCDRCDYAAAHKGTLDSHVRTHSGEKPYMCLECDFRTSHKPGLKRHMATHTGEKPYKCNKCDYSAARKDNLDRHKNGHRHSGKIKK from the coding sequence ATGGCATCGGCTAAACAAACTCATAAAGAACGCTACGCGTGCGAGGTGTGCGGTTACGGGGCCACTGATAAAGGTAAATTGTCCGAGCATATGAACAAGCATAGTGCCTGTGgcgaaaaaccttacaagtgtgatcagtgtgattCCTCATTTACACGGAAAAGTAATTTGGAACAGCACACGGCAACGCATTCTGGCGAGAATGCTTACACATGCgaagagtgcggatacaggacagctaagAAGTCTCAACTAAGCTTACATAAAAGGAAACATACAGGAaagaagccctacaaatgtgaccagtgcgattattctACTGCACGGAAAGACTACTTAGACCGACACGTATTCATACACACTGAAGTAAAACGCTACTTTTGTGATCAGTGCGATTACATGACGGCTGGAAGGTCGCATCTGATTTTACACATGTCAAAACATCGTAAGGAAAAACCGTACAAGTGCGGTCTGTGTGACTTCTCGTCAGCCTGGAAAAATTGTCTAGTCCAACACATGGTTAAGCACACTGCCGACAAAGGCTACACATGTAAAGAGTGTGGATATAGGATTGCTAGCAAGGCCAAACTATCCGTGCATATGAGAAAgcatacaggagaaaagccctacaaatgtgatgAGTGCGACTTTTCAGCGTCATCGAATGCCGGTATAGTGCAACACATGCCCAAGCACACCGGCGAGAGACCTTACAAGTGCGGGGAATGCGGCTTTAGGGCAGCTCGAAAGAAGACAATTATTCGGCACATCAGGAggcatacaggtgaaaaaccgttcaaatgtgaccagtgcgactattctgctgcacacaaATACAACGTAGACCGACACAAGCGTACGCACACTgatgagaagccctacatgtgtgagatGTGTGGATTCAGGACAGCTGACAGGTCTGCGCTAACTGTTCACAGGAGAAATCATTCGGGCCAGAAACCCTTTCAATGTGTACAGTGTGACTCTTCGTTTGCTCAGAAATCTTATTTAAATCGAAACATGCTTACGCACTCTGGTGAAAAACCCCTTGTCTGTGAGGAGTgcggatacaagacagctaaaagaACTGACCTAATTAAACATAAAAGGatacatacaggagagaagccctacaagcctgaccagtgcgactatccTGCTGCACGGAAAACAAGCTTGAACCGACACGCTGGTGTAAAACACTACTTCTGTGAGGAGTGCGATTACATGGCAACTGCAAAGTCTCAACTGATCTCACACATGGCGAAGCACAGTAGTGTGAAACCGTTCAAGTGTGATCATTGCCACTTCGCGTCAGCCTGGAAAAACTGTTTGGTCCAACACATGGTTAAACACACTGATGAGAAAGGCTATACATGTgaagagtgtgggtacaggattGCTAGCAAGGCGAAATTATCCGTGCATATGAGAAAgcatacaggagagaagccctacaaatgtgaccggtGCGACTATGCTGCCGCACATAAAGGTACTTTAGACAGCCACGTGCGTACACACAGTGGAGAGAAGCCATACATGTGTCTGGAGTGTGATTTTAGGACTTCTCACAAACCTGGGCTAAAACGACATATGgcaacacatacaggtgagaaaccgtacaaatgtaacaagtgcgactattctgctgcgaGGAAAGACAACTTGGACCGACACAAGAATGGACATAGACACAGTGGGAAGATTAAGAAGTGA